The proteins below come from a single Roseiflexus sp. RS-1 genomic window:
- a CDS encoding ArnT family glycosyltransferase, protein MPHLQTTTATGSMYRIVVIMLFAAAALLATINLPYAPRTWFDEGSHLHVPETLVRYGKYADISATPDGGVEFRYHGPTIGIGPTIMLPVAAVYQAFGIGLTQARLVIVIYFAIAVVAGYALAQRLYGGWPALIALALLLASRTVNYEGLIEYGRQVLGEAPGVAFVFLGMLAWLTALKTATELSAQRTHLIWSVLAGLGFGMALVTKNQFVLIVPLALLLTALLDWRYYRAGSWVLRLVPLVVSVACFGVWTLTQFALLGPGTFFENIQQTRQAAGGAIFVFNIRSTLRAGYYLLRPDLYGGLIVPAMAYTIWRARSRTSQGLSEALLALLIGLWLAWFVGASLGWPRYAFPAVALSALTVARLAFDTVAWLRRLLPVAATVAVVYLIAIIALPLALTARVVFTPDDSAQRFAAYLNATVPETAIIATWEPELGVLTDHNYRYPPQPTLDQAVRSTWLGGAPVQYNWYAERPTYVVVGGFGSYTGVYNTPELERHYIQVAQIGTYALFMHR, encoded by the coding sequence ATGCCACATCTTCAAACGACGACGGCGACCGGATCGATGTACCGGATCGTTGTGATCATGCTGTTCGCAGCGGCGGCATTGCTGGCGACGATTAACCTGCCCTACGCGCCGCGCACCTGGTTCGATGAGGGATCGCATCTCCACGTACCTGAGACGCTGGTCCGATACGGGAAGTATGCCGACATCAGCGCCACTCCTGATGGCGGCGTCGAGTTCCGCTACCACGGTCCCACGATCGGCATCGGTCCGACGATTATGCTGCCGGTTGCGGCGGTCTATCAGGCGTTCGGCATCGGTCTGACGCAGGCGCGACTGGTGATCGTGATCTATTTTGCTATTGCAGTTGTTGCCGGGTATGCGCTTGCGCAGCGTCTCTATGGCGGGTGGCCCGCGCTCATCGCCCTGGCATTGCTGCTGGCGTCGCGCACGGTCAACTATGAGGGGTTGATCGAGTATGGGCGGCAGGTGCTCGGCGAGGCGCCGGGGGTCGCATTCGTTTTTCTGGGAATGCTGGCATGGCTGACTGCGTTGAAGACGGCGACAGAGCTGTCGGCGCAGCGGACGCATCTCATCTGGAGCGTGCTGGCAGGATTGGGGTTCGGGATGGCGCTGGTCACGAAGAATCAGTTCGTGCTGATTGTACCCCTGGCGCTCCTGTTGACCGCGCTGCTCGACTGGCGCTACTACCGGGCTGGCAGTTGGGTGCTGCGTCTGGTTCCTCTTGTCGTGTCGGTCGCGTGCTTTGGCGTCTGGACGTTGACGCAGTTTGCGCTGCTCGGTCCCGGAACTTTCTTCGAGAACATTCAGCAGACACGTCAGGCAGCTGGAGGCGCGATTTTCGTCTTTAATATCCGATCAACGCTGCGCGCCGGATATTACCTGTTGCGCCCGGATCTGTACGGCGGGTTGATCGTTCCGGCGATGGCGTACACCATCTGGCGCGCGCGCAGCCGCACGTCGCAGGGGTTGAGCGAAGCGCTGCTGGCACTGTTGATCGGTCTGTGGCTGGCATGGTTCGTCGGCGCTTCGCTGGGCTGGCCCCGCTATGCATTCCCGGCAGTCGCCCTGAGCGCGCTGACCGTCGCCCGTCTGGCATTCGACACGGTAGCCTGGTTGCGCCGTCTGCTGCCGGTTGCCGCGACAGTTGCGGTTGTCTACCTGATTGCGATCATTGCGTTGCCGCTCGCTCTGACGGCGCGCGTTGTGTTCACTCCCGACGACAGTGCACAGCGGTTTGCGGCGTATCTGAATGCCACCGTGCCGGAAACGGCAATCATCGCAACATGGGAGCCAGAACTCGGCGTATTGACCGACCACAACTATCGCTACCCGCCGCAACCGACGCTCGATCAGGCAGTGCGTTCCACCTGGCTGGGGGGTGCGCCGGTTCAGTACAACTGGTATGCGGAGCGCCCGACGTATGTCGTGGTTGGCGGTTTCGGCAGTTATACTGGCGTGTACAATACGCCGGAACTGGAACGCCACTATATTCAGGTGGCGCAGATCGGAACCTATGCGCTCTTTATGCACCGTTAA